CTTCAAACAGTTTGGCAATACGCACAACGCCTTCAGAAATTTCGCATCTGTCTTCCAGCATCGCCAGAGCGATATAGCGGATGTCAGTGAATATTTCTTCACGGCGTTTATCGGCAGCAGCCTTTCGTTCTGCAATGGCCGCTTCTCGGGCCTGAGTTTGCTTTTTAAGCTTCCACAGCAGGCTTGCCGCATAGGCGGCGAGGACCAGTACAATCAGCGTACCCAAAACGATAAGCAAGGTTGGCATGGTCGCTCCTTTATTCTCAGTCTTTGTCCTGGTATTGCTTTAACACATCGGCGCCGGATTCGAATCGGGCCAACAGGGCATCATCGTCATCGCTGTCTTCGCCCTGAGCTTCGTCAATATCAGTGATACCCAGTTTTTCCATCAGGGCTTCAATTTTGGATAACTGCTCGTCGAGCCAGCGCTGATCCTCGGCGCCCAGGACCCGGCCTTCTTCCAGGCGATCGAGCAGCTCGTTAAGACGTGGGTCTTCTTCGAGTTTGAGCAGCAGTTGCTCATCGCTTAGTTTTGGCTGTTTTGGCTTGGGAGCCTTCACCTGAGGCTGAGTTTGCGGCGCCAGTTCCAATGCCACGGGCTTTTTACTGCCAAGACGTGGGTCCTGTTTGCCCTTGCCACTGCGGTTACCTTGCTTTTCGGTGCCTGGGTTCTGGCGGCTACCGGACTTATTACCGGTGTCGCGTTTTTTTGAAGTTGGCACTCGCTCGGACTTGGGGGTGCGAGGTGCCTGCTTGGGGGCTGTTCCGCCAGCTTTACGTGTCTTCTTGATACGGGTCATGGGTCTCTAACTCCGAAGTGCCTTGAACAGCCCGGCTCACAGGGCAGGGCATGAATTTGGGTCGCGTTTTATATCAGATCCCGATGGTTTTTGCATCAGGATGAAGTCATTTTCGGCAAATATTAGCCGAAAGCCACTGTCAGCAGCCAAATATTCGAAGGTTTCCCGACAGGGAAAGCTGACATGGGCAGGGTTATTTTTATGGTGCCATTTATCAAAGCGTGATGGGTTGGTCAGCATCCTGGTGCTGATGGCCAAAAAACCACCGGCTTTGAGTAAGCGGTTAAAGAGCTGCCATTCCCGGTGGGGGGCAGCAAAATGTTCGAACACCCTGAAACAGCATATAAAGTCGTATTGGCTTTGCAGGGCTTCGGGATCAGGCGCGGTAAAAGGGTCGTACTGGCTGAGCTCATGGCCAGCGGAATTAAGTTGCCAGTGACTCTCTGTATCCAATACCCGACCGTAGTTTAATCCCCGCACCTCTGTACCATGCAGGCTGGTGATTTGTTCAAGCAATGACAATAAAAACGGCGATAGCTGGCGCTGATTATCCTGGGTGCCACCGCGCCCGTAACGCTGACGAATCGCTTGAGGCGGCAAATGTGTTGCACCGTCGGCAAACACCATTCCACATGTGGCACAGTGATGGAAACTGCGTTTTTTGTCCTGATGAAATAACTGGGTGTCCAGCTTGAGGCACAGGGGGCAACGTCGCATTGAAAGGGTTCGCTTGAGGTTTACCAAGGCAGTGGCAGTATAACATGCACCAAAGAAAAAAGGCGGCAGTTAGACTGCCGCCTCAACACGGTGCCTTGGCACCTTATCCTGATTCCAAGTATCCATACTTGCTATGTGACTTTCCCGGTCAGATCCGTCTTTTTTTTACTGCTTTCCTTGCGGAAATTTCTCGTTTTCGGTCGTCCAGACACTTTCTAAACCTGTCGCCATCCTGACCACAGCTTCCGTAGATGGTCTTCATGACACATCTGCTATCCAACCCGTCTTCATTGACGCTAAGTAAACCATCCGTGTAGCAATTACCTTCCAGTGATTACAGCATCCAGCCGGCGCATCCAAAGCATTTTGCTTCCATTGCGTCTCTATGCAGAGCACAGAGTTCCATTTGGTTGAGTATCCCTGAACTTTTAAGGGGAGTGCTAAACAGCAAGATGCCAAACGCGGCGTTCCCTTATTTGATATCACCCGGATTTCATCACGAAATCACTACTCATTATTATTATTTGCGAGTGGGCTCAGTAATATTATTGTTATTGCTAGACTTTATTCTTGTATCTTGAATGTAAACAGTACCGAAACCTGTATGATGTTAGTATGATTTTTGCGCATACAGCTGGGTTCGCTTTGGTACGACGGACATTAAAGCGAAAACCGTGATCAGTGTCAAGTGAAAATGTAATCAGTTTACGTCAACGTAAACCTGAGGGCTAAAGAAAAGGGCGAACTCAGTCGCCCTTTATCTGAACCAAGACTTACTTCAGGTTAGCAAGGTACTTGGACAGTGCGTCGATATCGGCATCGCTCAGCTTTTTCGCTACATCCTGCATCATGCCGTTCAGGTCGTTGGTACGAGCCTTGTCGCGGAACTTGGTGAGCTGGATCTTGATGTAGTTGGCGTGCTGGCCAGAAACCATTGGGAAACCGGCTTGCTCGGTACCTTTACCTTCTGGACCGTGACAGGCGATACAGGCGGTGATGCCACGGGACATGTCGCCACCCTTGTACAGCTGCTCACCCAGAGCGGGTACATCGGCAACAGGTGAGTGGGTTTGGGTCTGACTGGCAAAGAAGGCAGCCAAATCAGCCATATCCTGTTCGTTCAGGGTCATTACCATCCCGCCCATGATAGGATCCATACGGCCTTCTTTGCCGCCGGTCTTCATGGCACTTTGGAATTCGTGCAGTTGCTTTTCCAGGTACTTAGCGTGTTGACCGGCCAGCTTGGGGTACATATCGATCATGCTGTTGCCATCGGCGCCGTGACAGGCAACGCACAGAGCCGCTTTGGATTGACCCGCCGCCGCATCACCTTCAGCCATAGCATTGGTAGACATAGCAGCGAAAACAGACAGCGCAAGAGCTAACTTTTTCATAGCGTTCCAACTTCTTGTTAAGATTATTGTCCCGAGCTTACCGGCCTGGCCCGCAAGCGTGGTAATATAGCGTATATGTGATCGGGGCAATATTTTACACGAAAACGTGCAAAAGTAAGCAATTCTTCGACAAATTCTGCCCCAGCCTGACAATTATCCGGAGTCCACAGTGAATCAAACCCGTATCGATTTTCGCCAAGCCAAATTTTTGATCAGTGCACCGGATATTGCCCATCTGGACAAGCATCTGCCGGGTGATGTTGGCGTAGAAATCGCCTTTGCTGGCCGTTCCAACGCCGGAAAGTCCAGTGCGCTCAATGCTCTGACAGAACAAAAAAGTCTGGCCCGCACCAGTAAAACCCCAGGTCGTACCCAGCTTATTAACGTATTTGAGCTTGATGCGCAGCGTCGCCTGGTGGACTTACCCGGTTATGGTTTTGCCAAGGTACCCCTTGAGATGAAGCATAAGTGGCAAAATGCCTTGGGTGAGTACCTGCAAAAAAGGGCCTGCCTGAGTGGGGTTGTGGTGTTGATGGACATTCGTCACCCACTGAAAGATCTCGACCGGCAAATGATTGAGTGGTCTGTTGCCAGCGAAATTCCGGTACTGGCACTGCTCACCAAGGCCGACAAGCTGGGCCAGAGTGAGAAGATGAAAACCGTCAATGCTGTGCGCAAAGAGCTGGCTGAGTTTGGCGATTGGGTGTCTGTAGAGCCTTTCTCTGCTTTGAAGGGTACAGGTAAGCCCAAGGTACTGGCGATTTTGGACGCCTGGTGTCATCCGGATTGGTTGGTGGAAGAATTGGAGCAAGCCGAAGATTGATTGATGCCATCTTCTTTGGAAAAACGTCGCAATCGCGGCGTTTTTTATTGCCTGTTATCTGAAGGCGACTTTTCTGGGCATAAAAAAACGCCGACGGACCAGCCATCGGCGCAAAGTCTTAGCTCTTTTGGGGAGAAGCTAAAAAATTCAACAAGACTCAAGTACCACCAAACTGCTTCGATGGCTCTCAATGAACACATCTTATCCGCTCTCTCTACAAAGTTAAAGTAAAAGCTCTAATATTTTTTCAGGGCATAAAAAAAGCCCCAGCATACGAGATGCTGGGGCGCCATTATTTGGCATCACTATCAAGTGAAATAAAGGTCTGAAAGATAGAACATCTTAACCTCTGTACCCTACGCCGAGAATAATACTGTAATTGGCGGAAATATGAAAACAGTTTTTTTGAAAAAGCGACAATAATGTGAGGTCGATCTCACGGCAATGCTCATTAAAGCAGCTTTATTTGATCTAATAATTACAAGATAGAGCCTAAAAACAGTGTCTTAGGTCAGAATAGGGTGTTTTTAAAAAATTCCTGATCAAATTGCTACATTAAGAGTATTTGCTCAAATGTTGGTTATTTTGCCGAATGTGGTGCGGATTGTTCGATACTTGGGACGCTTCAGACGGCTAAAACCGATGGAGAGGCAGGGTAATGCTCATAGAGGGAACGCCCACTATCTCATACTCGAACACGCAGAATCCGGGTAAGCAAGGTGGCATGGGCGCAGTATCGACTCTCTTTAGTGCTTTTAAATCAAGATATCAGGTGCTTATCGTCAGCGGATAGCTTTCGTTATCTTGCTGCGCCAGGTTTGATATAGATGCGGTATGGCTGGTGTGTCGAGCGGAGAAGTGGCATAACTCGAAGAGGCCGCTGACTGCAACCGTTTGCAGCCAGCGGATAAAGCTATGCTATCAGTGGGCCTGATCCCAGTTATCACCCAGACCGGCTTCGGCCAGCAATGGCACATCGAGGCTTGCCGCCGCAGCCATCAACTCGCATACCTTCTCTTTCAGGGCATCGGCCTTATCGGCATCCACCTCGAATACCAGTTCATCGTGCACCTGCATAATCATCTGGATTTCGCCCTGAGTCTCGGTCTTAATCCAATGCTGGATCGCAATCATCGCCTTCTTGATGATGTCTGCAGCCGTACCCTGCATGGGCGCGTTAATGGCGGCACGTTCTGCAGCCTGCCTGCGCATGGCATTACGGTCACGGATTTCCGGCAAATAGAGGCGACGGCCAAACAGGGTACTGACATAACCCTGCTCAGAAGCCATGGCGCGTGTCTCCTCCATGTATTTGAGTACGCCAGGGTAGCGCTTGAAGTAGGTATCGATATAGCTTTGGGCCTCGTTGCGGGGAATATCCAGCTGACGGGCCAGGCCGAAGGCCGACATGCCGTATATAAGGCCGAAGTTCACCGCTTTGGCGCGGCGGCGTTGCTCTGATGTCACTGTTTCAAATGCCACATCAAATACTTCGGCGGCAGTGGCGCGGTGAATGTCTTTGCCTTCGGCAAAAGCGCGCAGCAAGCCCTCATCCTGAGACAGATGCGCCATGATCCTGAGTTCAATCTGGGAATAGTCCGCCGCCAGAATGCGTTTGCCTTCGGGCGCCACAAAGGCTTGACGGATACGACGGCCTTCTTCGGTGCGAATCGGAATATTCTGCAGGTTCGGGTCGCTGGACGACAGGCGACCTGTAGCGGCATTGGCCTGATGGTAGCTGGTGTGCACACGACCGGTACGGCCATTGATCATCAGCGGCAATTTGTCGGTATAAGTGCTCTTGAGCTTGGTGAGACTGCGGTGCTCAAGGATGATTTTGGGCAGTGGGTAGTCAAGCGCCAATTCAACCAGCACTTCTTCGGCGGTGGAAGGGGCACCCTTGGGAGTTTTTTTAATGACCGGATAACCCAGCTTGGTGAAAAACAGCTCCTGCAACTGCTTGGTGGACGACAGGTTAAAGGGTTCACCGGCAATTTCGTGTGCGTGTTGTTCAAGCTCGTCAATCTTGCGCGCCAGTTCTTCACTCTGCTGCCCAAGCAGCATACTGTCAATGAGTACGCCGCGACGTTCAATATCTGACAGTACCTCAATCAGCGGCAGCTCGAGTTCGGTAAACACGGACTCGAGACCCTCTTCTTTGCTGAGGCGCGGCCATAGATGTTGATGCAGTCTTAAGGTGATATCGGCGTCTTCCGCCGCATAGGGGGCAGCTTGTTCAAGTGCGATTTGGTTGAAGGTGAGTTGTTTGGCACCTTTGCCGGCGATCTCTTCAAAGCTGATATTTTTATGCCCCAGATACTTGAGTGCCAGTCCGTCCATGTCGTGGCGGCTGGCCACTGAGTTGAATACGTAAGATTCAAGCATGGTATCGAAGGCGACGCCTTTCAGCTGGATACCAGCATTGGCCAGCACGCTCATATCGTACTTAAGGTTTTGACCAACTTTTTTAATGTCCGGATTTTCAAGCAGCGGCTTGAGCTTGGCGAGAGTCGCTTCGCGCGGCAATTGGGACGGTGCGCCGGGATAGTCGTGCCCCAATGGCAAGTAAGCGGCCTTACCGGCTTCGATGGCAAACGACAGCCCCACCAACTCGGCTTGCATATAGTCAAGACTGGTAGTTTCGGTATCCACAGCAATCAACTCGGCTTTACTCAGCTTATCGAGCCAGGCATCCAGTTCAGATTCGGTCAGCAGGGTGTGGTATTGGGTTTCGATGACGGCAGCGGCTGGTGATTCGGTAGTCTCCTGATTTGCCTGCGGCGCAGCTGCTTTGGTGCCCAAAGGCGACTTGTTGTCCAGCACTTCCGCCAGCCAGCGCTTGAACTCCATCTCACCGTAGCAGGCGATGAGCTCGTCGCGGTTCGGCTCGCTGAGAGACAACTGATGCCAATCCTGCTCAAGTGTCACATCCGTTTTAATGGTGGCGAGCTTGTAAGACAGCTCCAGCATTTCGGCATTGTCACGGATTTTGGCTGCCATGGTTTTGGCGCCGCGAAAGCCCAGGTCTGTAACGCAGTCCGGCTCGGCGAGCAGTTTAGCTACGCCACCGGCACCGGTCAGCATGGCGAGTGCGGTTTTCTCTCCCACTCCTGGCAGGCCTGGAATGTTATCTGCTTTATCGCCCATCATCGCCAGCAGATCGATAATCA
This portion of the Shewanella amazonensis SB2B genome encodes:
- a CDS encoding DUF2489 domain-containing protein, whose protein sequence is MPTLLIVLGTLIVLVLAAYAASLLWKLKKQTQAREAAIAERKAAADKRREEIFTDIRYIALAMLEDRCEISEGVVRIAKLFEVLSLSERVSGDYPALFRHFERIRHHPIMEQRKALPKPERMKLDFERMKSEAELTEDILEDAKRLKDFKLANSH
- the yihI gene encoding Der GTPase-activating protein YihI; protein product: MTRIKKTRKAGGTAPKQAPRTPKSERVPTSKKRDTGNKSGSRQNPGTEKQGNRSGKGKQDPRLGSKKPVALELAPQTQPQVKAPKPKQPKLSDEQLLLKLEEDPRLNELLDRLEEGRVLGAEDQRWLDEQLSKIEALMEKLGITDIDEAQGEDSDDDDALLARFESGADVLKQYQDKD
- a CDS encoding methyltransferase domain-containing protein translates to MRRCPLCLKLDTQLFHQDKKRSFHHCATCGMVFADGATHLPPQAIRQRYGRGGTQDNQRQLSPFLLSLLEQITSLHGTEVRGLNYGRVLDTESHWQLNSAGHELSQYDPFTAPDPEALQSQYDFICCFRVFEHFAAPHREWQLFNRLLKAGGFLAISTRMLTNPSRFDKWHHKNNPAHVSFPCRETFEYLAADSGFRLIFAENDFILMQKPSGSDIKRDPNSCPAL
- a CDS encoding c-type cytochrome, coding for MKKLALALSVFAAMSTNAMAEGDAAAGQSKAALCVACHGADGNSMIDMYPKLAGQHAKYLEKQLHEFQSAMKTGGKEGRMDPIMGGMVMTLNEQDMADLAAFFASQTQTHSPVADVPALGEQLYKGGDMSRGITACIACHGPEGKGTEQAGFPMVSGQHANYIKIQLTKFRDKARTNDLNGMMQDVAKKLSDADIDALSKYLANLK
- the yihA gene encoding ribosome biogenesis GTP-binding protein YihA/YsxC, with the protein product MNQTRIDFRQAKFLISAPDIAHLDKHLPGDVGVEIAFAGRSNAGKSSALNALTEQKSLARTSKTPGRTQLINVFELDAQRRLVDLPGYGFAKVPLEMKHKWQNALGEYLQKRACLSGVVVLMDIRHPLKDLDRQMIEWSVASEIPVLALLTKADKLGQSEKMKTVNAVRKELAEFGDWVSVEPFSALKGTGKPKVLAILDAWCHPDWLVEELEQAED
- the polA gene encoding DNA polymerase I — protein: MPDIASNPLILVDGSSYLYRAYYAPPHLTNSKGEATGAVYGVVNMLRSLLSRYRPTQMAVVFDAKGPTFRNEMYQEYKAHRPPMPDDLRSQIAPLHRIIKALGIPLISIPGVEADDVIGTIAIQAGNEGRSVLISTGDKDMAQLVNEHITLINTMTDTILGPEEVATKFGVGPELIIDLLAMMGDKADNIPGLPGVGEKTALAMLTGAGGVAKLLAEPDCVTDLGFRGAKTMAAKIRDNAEMLELSYKLATIKTDVTLEQDWHQLSLSEPNRDELIACYGEMEFKRWLAEVLDNKSPLGTKAAAPQANQETTESPAAAVIETQYHTLLTESELDAWLDKLSKAELIAVDTETTSLDYMQAELVGLSFAIEAGKAAYLPLGHDYPGAPSQLPREATLAKLKPLLENPDIKKVGQNLKYDMSVLANAGIQLKGVAFDTMLESYVFNSVASRHDMDGLALKYLGHKNISFEEIAGKGAKQLTFNQIALEQAAPYAAEDADITLRLHQHLWPRLSKEEGLESVFTELELPLIEVLSDIERRGVLIDSMLLGQQSEELARKIDELEQHAHEIAGEPFNLSSTKQLQELFFTKLGYPVIKKTPKGAPSTAEEVLVELALDYPLPKIILEHRSLTKLKSTYTDKLPLMINGRTGRVHTSYHQANAATGRLSSSDPNLQNIPIRTEEGRRIRQAFVAPEGKRILAADYSQIELRIMAHLSQDEGLLRAFAEGKDIHRATAAEVFDVAFETVTSEQRRRAKAVNFGLIYGMSAFGLARQLDIPRNEAQSYIDTYFKRYPGVLKYMEETRAMASEQGYVSTLFGRRLYLPEIRDRNAMRRQAAERAAINAPMQGTAADIIKKAMIAIQHWIKTETQGEIQMIMQVHDELVFEVDADKADALKEKVCELMAAAASLDVPLLAEAGLGDNWDQAH